Within the Papaver somniferum cultivar HN1 unplaced genomic scaffold, ASM357369v1 unplaced-scaffold_22, whole genome shotgun sequence genome, the region AGCAAGAGATGAACAAATGATTATAACTAAAATCAAGAGCGTGTTATTCATATGGGGTTCTAATGGTTTAAATTAGTTAGCTTTCATGAGTTGGTGACTCACTGGAAAACGATTTTGAAATTTAATGGTGAGTACTTAAGAAAGTTATGTTGGGTCAGAGTTTCAGGTTAGTATATGTGTACGAGGTTGTGGGTTTTCCTATTTGAGAGTCATTTTGATTTTGTTCGATACATTTTAACCTATTTCcctcaagaaaaaaaataattaacctTTCTCCCTAAGAAATACTAACTTGTTAATGTTAAGAAGAAACAAACGGTTTCACAGTGATGACAGGCCCCGGTTGTGCCCTggagtccagattttccttattTTGTCTTGGGGGAGCAACTTGAATGCTTGAATCTAACAGGACAGTTCCGTGTTATTAAAGAAGACTctctttttgatatttttgtgGTTAACTATACAACATTTTCTGGAACATGATATCAAAAGGAGATATTTCAATGATAGTAGTAACTATATATCCTTCCCACTTCAACCTTATCTGTCAGATATATCCTAGCTAAACTGTTGGAAGTTAAACTAAGATATGGTGATTTGGCTCGTGGATCAACTActgcagttgacgcagtcaagttggatcaacatacGTTGTGGACACACTatgcgatatttggaagttcgagttaactagaagagcaagttgtgtcggttgcttgttttagagttttactatattTAGAGTTTCTTTATGTTTCTAAAAGTGTGTTTTATTTAGACTTTGTTTTTATTAtgaaagtactttgagtgatcgttaagtttgtgagactataagtaggctaatGAGTCATGAAGAattgtacaccaaactgattatcaatgtaatcgttttatTGCTTCCGcgtttgtgctctcctctctcttgttctatcctacatttggtatcagagcaaggtgagaggaagaggGAGGAGAGGAAATAGAGTTTGATAAAGTCGTTGAAGTCTCTAGTTTTTTCCGGTGTTAGAGAATTGTTAAAAGAGAAGTTGTGCGAAGTTCTTCTGATGGtttaaaagttgaaaaagaaaataagctGCGTTAGGGTTTGTGAGAAAGAAAGAAGTTGAAGGTATGCAAGACGTGTTACTTTGTTGGTGTTTGTCGTTCGGGAAGTTGTGATAAATAAGGAAAGGTTTTCCTGCTGCTATGTTAGGTTGGTGTTTCTCAAAAGTTTGAAGAGTTCAGAAAGTTccgagaagaagaagctgaaggtTATTCTCATGTACGTTATTACATGAAGAATTCTAGAATTTTATTGCAGTCGAAGCTAGTTACGAAGTTCATGACGCTGATACCCTAACAAGACAAGTTTCGAAGAAGAACATGTAAGTGGTGTTGCAGCTTAGGGAGAAGAATAAGGATTAGAAGCTGATACTGTTGCCGTGTGTTAGTGATCAGTGATGGTGATAAGACTGCCGGTGTTGGAGGAGATAAAACAAAGTTGTTTTTCTGTCAATGATTATCCAAGATGCACGGAGAGTTAAGTACGTGGTGTTGCTGCTGGTATTACTAGAAGTTGATGATCTGTGATGGATGTTATTGTGAAGTGAAGTTCAGATGGAATTTCGTGAAGGTAGAAAACATGGGTTTCAGTAGGTGTTGCTGCTGCCGTGGATTTGATGAAGCTTTATCATGATTGAACGGTGATTGAAGGAGAAAGTTTGAATATTTTTTGTGCAAGTCAGGAACGATACAGAGAAGGCATGGAATGTCATTGATGCTAGTGCTCGAGAAGAATACAGGTTAGAAGGGAGTcgagatgatgttgctgctgcaaATTAATGGAGATAAACTGAGATGAAGaaggttgttgttgctgttaaTGGTAGTAATGGAGCTTATGGTAGCCATTGCGAGGAAGCGCTGCTGGCTGCCGGTGAAAACTGGAGAACTGGAAGATTTAGGGTTTCACGACCctgagacaaaaaaaaaagaaaaagaaaaagaaaagaaaaagtgttattGAAAGTATGTAACAGTATGTGATGTATTACGAAGAAAAATCTCAGTTAAAGAAGTTTGTGACAGTTGGAGTGACATAATATGACAACAAAAACATGTGATAGTTTCTGGAAGAGGTATTGCAGAAAGCGTATGATTGTTGAGGTATTTTATTCAAAGGTTGTTGTGGCAGAGCTTTGGTTGATTTTGGAAGGTAAAGAAGCTAAAGGTGAGTGGTGTTTGAAGGGTTAGGTCATGGATTCAAAGTCAAAGAAGGATCAAAGTATTGCAAGACTGTTAATAAGAGGGATTGGTACAATTTGATGAAGTTGAATTCGAATTCAGGGACTTAGAATGACAAAGAATGATTGGATGGTTATGTTTTACTTAAGGGAGGATGGTATCATATTAAGCTCAAACATGGTGATtaaagagtttgtggcagaaacttggaaatCATACAAAGTGTGGAAGAatttgtgttagttattgcttgtggcagaagcataacaagtgaaagattgtgagagaatcttgacgaacaaagaagtgtgaaggtttcgcaacaatAGTGTGACTAGGACAAGAGAAGAATAAACAATATTAAGGTTGTTAAGAAAAAGTAATCACCAAGGGTGATGTGTGAGAAGACAACAAGATTGTAGGCGAGTAAAGTCTATAAGTTGGTGTAAAGCAATCCCAGTGTGGGGATTTGGCTAAGAGTTGTGTGAATCAATCCCAGTGGGTATTTGTCTAGAGTTGTGAAGATATTCCAGTGTGGAATTTGTGTTTAGTTGAGTTGCAGTTAGTGTTGCAATTTGATAAGAGAGTGATGAACAAAAGGAGGTTATAATACCTATGAGTTGAGGAGAACATCACAACAATTAACAAGGTTGTGATCGTGAAGATATGGCAACATGTGTACTTTAGAAGAGAAAAAAGGTTTGTGAACTGTGAAAAGATCAGTTCTAGACATCACTAACTGTCGGTTGTGACTCTTGTTAAAGTAACATGTGAAgagaagattgaaagaagaagatgagCTACAATGCTCGGTGTTGAGTTAAAGaattttgttttgtgtttggttagcaagttgTATAGAGCACAATGAGGTGTTTCTAGCTTGTTAAGGTTTGTGTTCCACTGCGATGAAGAAGAATGTGAAGTGAGTGTTTTCTGATTGTTGTGAAGAAGATTGGTTTGTGAATTGAGTTTGATAATGATGACGAAATTCTGGtatgagaaaagacaagaacgtgttaacgtttatcaatggaagaagaggaatagaaaatgataaaagaCAAGGACGTGCAAACGTTTATCAACGGAAGAAGAGGGTTACAGAATTCtcgttgaatgatatcttggtttaagggaggatgttggaagttaaactaaTATATGGTGATCTGGCTCGtggatcaactgctgcagttgacgcagtcaagttggatcaacatacGCTGTTGACACACTatgcgatatttggaagttcaagttaactagaagagcaagttgtgtcggttgcttgttttagagttttactatatttaaagtttctttgtgtttttagaagtgtgttttatttagagtttgtttttattaggaaagtactttgagtgatcgttaagtttgtgagactataagtaggctagtgAGCCATGAAGAattgtacaccaaactgattatcaatgtaatcgttttatTGCTCCGcgtttgtgctctcctctctcttgctctaTCCTACATAAACGTTAACCATCTACTTCTTATAACTACTTAGGGAATTAATAAAGagatagagaaagaaagaaatttaaGTTTGATTAATCCAATACAAATTCAGTGACTAATTACAATCTTATTGTATCCATCACGGCACAGCGCAACACTCTTTAATATCTGGCACGACACGGCACATAATAGGTTGGGCTCGCCTTTAAATGGGCTGTGCGGGCCTTTAGTCTTACAAGCACTAAGCAGCGTCCACCACCAACCATAAACTTGCAAGAAAATACACCACCGAAATTTGTATACTCTTACTTTTAATATCATCGAATTGAGTCGACTAGTGTATTaccagataaaataaaaatctggTTATAGAAAAATTGCAAGCATGTTTTCTGAAACAAAGATTTCAAGTACAACTGCACAAGGGATATAAAACAATGCCGAGAAACCATTAATCCTTTGCGAACTAATTATACGACCCGAACTAACACCGAAACCAATGAGCTCTTATAAGAACTGTTCAACCACATACAATAATTCAAATAATTTCTGAGAAGCTTGAAGTAAAATATTATTATTCACGCATTTTTCAAACAAATGACCTGCCTAGCGTGGAATAATATTTGAGAATACGAGAATGAAATGGTTATGATTGTAATTCGGAAAATGGAttatttgttcaaatatttttaaaatatggttcaaatggactagtaaaaattagtatagttgaaatggacaccaaaaaaatagaaaggatgaaagtggattcatcctgacttaaacttaaaaagtagtaagaatgaaactggatgcatcctgatgtaaattaaaaataaaaaaaatatttgaaaatgggtaggataaaactgtttacatcttGGCTATTTTTACactttgtccatttaaacaatatcaaaatctaaatgttcttttcatccagaaattattgattttggtctttttgaccaattctGTGATTGTAATTGCATGTTAGCTAGGAATTAAAACTAATTACTATAACTACGTGGATCATGTACAAGTAGATAagactcaaaaaaaaatatatttgtccTAAACTAAGTTCAAGTTGAGGAGGACTAGAGGGTATACATCTTTTAGCGTTATTATAAAGAGATATTATTTTCAATATAATATCCAAAGGAAGATACCTATCTATTCTTCAATTAATAATAAGATTGTACGTCATTATTCCCAATGAACCTAAAAGGAAGTTCTATAAATAGCAGAGGTAGAGTTGTTATTTATAAATACTACAAATCTCATACATTCAAACACCTATCCAATTAAGTTATCTTCTCTTTGATAGCGAGATAGTTGTATCAAGTTGATCATTTAGATAATCAGAGATGGCGAAGAGCTTTTATGCTACGGTTTTTTTTCTTGTTACGATAATGACGATAGCGTCAATGGTTGTTGATGCAGTAAGTATACTTAATCTTCCTATACTAATCATGGCATGTTAGAgaaaactattgagagaatgcattTGTCACATGCATATGATATGAAACACATCacctgaaatatatatatatatatatatatatatataattgcaTAATGTTTGAGAAACAATGGTACTAAGAAACTTTTATGAGAGATCATACTCACAAACGTACATCAGACTCATCAGCCTACGTACCCTAATTCGACTTAAATTTCCTTGCATCCATCTGGCCAATAACAAATTAGCATTCTAAATCGGAATTTCGTTTCACACTTACCAAATATTTATAATTATACAGAGGCATTTGCTGGCCAACACTGGTGGTTTACTCGGAGGTGCCAGCCCCGGTGGCTTATTCGGGGATAAGAACACAGGTGGCACTAATTTGCTTGGAGACAGCAACACAGGAGGTACAAATTTGCTCGGGGGAACTAACACTGGCGGGACAAATCTGCTTGGGGGCAGTAACACAGGTGGTACAAATCTGCTCGGAAACGGAAACACAGGTGGTACAAATCTGCTCGGAAACGGAAACACAGGCGGTGTAAATGCACTTGTGGGCGGCAACACAGGTGGCATAAACTTGCCCCATGGTTAAATATACTCAGACGCGAGCGACGAGTCATAGGTTGGTGCATTGGCTATCTCGTTGTTACCGCACGTGAAGCCAGAAGAAAGAGCAAGGGGAAAATAAGAAAGAAATGGTTCGTAGAGAGCGTCTACTAACGACGTGTGTGATAATTTTAATCCCAGCTAGCTTGCTCATGTTCCTTGTATATTTCTATCCTTCAGTTATTTCTCTTCATCAATGTCAATCGCGAATAAGGATATTGAGtattaaaaatatcaaaattatgtcCAGCATTTTGATTAATAATATTTTTAACATACTTTAAAAAGCTTCCCTGAAACTCTCCTTTGCGTACTAATTCTTTTAGTGAGTCTAATGACTTTCTAAGAAAGGGTTAATCCCCCTTTTGTTCCTGGACATAATGCCTACATGGACGGTTTGTCCTTTTATTAATTTACCCTTAGCACGAAATACCAAGTATTTGtccttttattaattagtgtttgggtcctagATTTTGGTATCctttagtgtttgggtcctaaaTTTGTCGGTTATAGTGTTTTGGTCGTAGACCCGTTAGTCAAAGAGTCAAACGGTCAGGGCTCGTTATGACTCACGGTTGTACCAGGAAAAAGGCCGACTGGTTGGGTTTTCTGTCAAACACCTGATGAGCAGGACTGGTAGTGGTGTTGTCCGTACGAGTGATCTTCTACTGCTCTGGAATTCCCTGCAAACTCATATCCAAAATAAACCGGGCATCTCTGAACATTCATAGAATCCTTAAATAGACATCAGTTGCCACCATACATTCCCCCAATCTTACCATAGAAATCTACTTTAGTGGCAGCAATGCCTCCTCTCTTCTTATCGGTTTGTTACTGCAactatattgatatgtattgaatTATGTATGAAGAGTCTATTCAAATACCAACCTCTAAAGTATATAGGAAGAAAACGAACAAGAGTAGTTCTATACATGAATGAACCATGGCTGGTGTGACTCATAGTCTACATTGAAACCGATATTTATACAGACAATTAGAGAGAGAGGGAGATTTGGTCCGACACCCAGAATTAAAGCAATAGTAATTTTAATCCAACTTATACTGATCAATCTATTTCTTCCCAACCGCACAGGACTTTGATTACCTCCTTGTCCATGAATATGTACCAGCCATTGAACCTCCTTGTTTCTTTACTAGAACTGTGTAATGGAAACAAGCAGTACTTGTTATGATCCGGAAAAATAATGAGTTGGTGCCGAATGAACAAAGTTAAGATTAGTAGCCGGCGATCCACAAATTCTAATCGAAGGAGGACAAGTTTCTCTTCTCAGGAAAAATGGAGGAAAAATCAAAAACcagattaaaaaaaacaaaaaatagttaAGTATCTAACCTTAACGAACAGTTTGACCAAAACTGTTGATTGACTTAGTTGACTAACGAGTCAACGACCCAAACATTAAAACGGACAAACTTAGGACGCAAACACTAAAAGGTACCAAAATCTAggacccaaaccctaattaactCTAATTTAAAACAAAAAATAGAACAGTAACCAGACCACTAAAATCTCCACAACGTACAATAGTGGTAAGCCATTCAAAATGCAATACCAACTGTTGATAAGCTCAATAGGAAGATCCTTTTAGAAACTCATCTGCCTTTTGTCACCAAGAGGATGAAAATGTTGATCCCTTTACTCTTTCACGGTAAGTTATTTTGCAAGGAAAACCTGAACCTACTTCCTAAAAGGCTACAAGCTGATTTGGGAACAATCTAAAACATTAACCCAACAACTGATAGCTTGGAGTACAAagatgaggaaaaaaaaaaagaaaaactttgacCACTGGTGCAAGTTACTATATGGTGGTCCATTTGTGATGAAAGCAATAGCAGAGTAATGGAGAAAAAGAGAGACAGAGGTGAACAAATTATTATAACTAAAATCAAGAGCGTGTTATTCATATGGGGTTCTAATCAAAACTGGTTTAAACTAGTTAGCTTTCATGAGTTGGTGACTCACTAGAAAACGATTTTGAAATTTAAGGGTGAGTAGCAGAGTAGGTAACTATCTCGTACTTAAGAAAGTTATTGTGTGTCGGAGTTACGGGTTAGTGTATATGGGCCGAGGGTCTAGGCTTTCCTATTTGAAAGTCATTTTCTTTTTCCTCGACACATTTTAACCTATTTCcctcaagaaaaataagaaaattaacCTTTCTCCCTAAGAAATACTTAGACTTGTAGTTAATGTGGAGAAGAAACAAACGGTATCGCAGTGATGACAGGCCCCGGTTGTCCCTGGAGTCCAGGACTCCTGGAGCTAGGGTCACACAAAATAAACTTTTTTTGTCCTGGGGGAGCAGCACTTGAATGCATGAACCTAACAGGACAGTTTCGTGTTATTAAAGAAGACTctctttttaatatttttgtagtTAACTATACCAGATTTTTTGGAACATGATATCGAAAGGAGATATTTCAATGATAGTAGTAATTGTATATCCTTCCCACTTCAACCTTATCTGTCAGAATATATCCTAGCTAGCTAAACGATAACCATATACTTCTTGTAACTAGGGAATTAATAAAGagatagagaaagaaagaaagaaagaaagaaaattaagTTTGTTTAATTCAATTCAAATTCAGTGACTAATTACATGCCATATTTTTGCAAATTACTAACGATTTTTAATAGTTCAAATACGTATAAACCATTTCCATGCACTGGCCACTGGGTCTACCTACTTTGTGCAGCAGGTCACACTAAGTTCAGAAAAGGGAAGAGGCATCAGGTTTCTGCAATTTGCATGTTACTGCTACTGGAAACAAGAAATATGAAAATGTCGACATCCGGAAATGGCATCAAGTTTAATTAACTAAATACTGAACAGAAGAAGCTGAAGACAATTAATGAATACGGGAGACAAGACTTCTTGTCAGTGTCATATATAGATTTTTATTGCAGAAATTCCGAACCTAATTTTGGTCgacattgcatatatttttaccGACCCTAAAGAATATCAAAGTGAAGGATGTCATTTTTGCTATAAAAAGTGGAGACTGCAGACcgatcaaatgtttcttcattgtGCGTCACGTACACGATGTGTGGTTTGATTTTTGTATAGAGGCTCCAAGTTTTATCCTAGAAGGTTCCTCACTGCAGTAGTAGGGTTTTTAGTTCACGACATAGGTCACACAAGAACTTCGGAACTTATTTTGCTGAATAAGCATACATTTATCCTATGTTGTAGCGAAGAGGAGACTGCAAGCCTTTGATTGAGAAACAGTTTTtcgtatatatatatagtgaGTTAAATAACTGATTCATGGTTTTGT harbors:
- the LOC113340566 gene encoding ATP-dependent RNA helicase glh-2-like is translated as MAKSFYATVFFLVTIMTIASMVVDARHLLANTGGLLGGASPGGLFGDKNTGGTNLLGDSNTGGTNLLGGTNTGGTNLLGGSNTGGTNLLGNGNTGGTNLLGNGNTGGVNALVGGNTGGINLPHG